Below is a window of Micromonospora chersina DNA.
CGACCTGACCGGCGCGCCCGAGCCGCTCGCGGTCGGGGTGGGCGCCTCGCCGGGCGCGGCCGTGGGGCGGGTCGTGTTCGACTCCGCCGCCGCCGCGGCCGCCACCGGGCCGGTGATCCTGGTACGCCGGGAGACCAACCCCGACGACCTGCCCGGCATGATCGCGGCGGCCGGTGTGCTCACCTCCCGCGGCGGCAAGACCTCGCATGCCGCCGTGGTGGCCCGCGGCATGGGTCGGACCTGCGTGTGCGGGGCGGAGGCGCTGCGGATCGACAGCGAGCGCGGCGAGGTGGCCGTCGGCGACCGGGTGGTCCGGGCCGGCGAGGTGATCTCGATCGACGGCGACAGCGGCCGGATCTGGCTCGGTGAGATCCCCGTGCAGCCGTCGCCGGTGGCCCGCTACCTGGCCGGCGAGCTGGACGCCGAGGCCGACCCGCTGGTCGCCGCCGTGCACCGGCTGCTCGGCCACGCCGACGCGGTGCGGAAGCTGGGCGTACGGGCCAACGCGGACACGCCGCGGGACGCCGGCCGGGCCCGCCGCCTCGGCGCCACGGGCGTCGGGCTGTGCCGCACCGAGCACATGTTCCTCGGCGAACGCCGGTCCCTGGTCGAGCGGCTGATCCTGGCCGACGGGCCGGCCGAGCGGGAGGCCGCGCTGGCCGCGCTGCTGCCGTTGCAGCGCGCCGACTTCGCCGGCATCCTCGCCGCGATGGACGGGCTGCCGGTGACCATCCGGCTGCTCGACCCGCCGCTGCACGAGTTCCTGCCCCCGCTGGCCGAACTGACCGCCCGGGTGGCCCGTGCCGAGGCGCTCGGCGAGGACCCGGGCCGGGACGGCACGCTGCTCGACGCGGTGCGCCGGATGCACGAGGCCAACCCGATGCTGGGACTGCGGGGCGTCCGGCTCGGGCTGGTGGTGCCGGGGCTGTTCGCCATGCAGGTGCGGGCGGTGGCCGAGGCGGCCGCCGAGCGGGTCCGGGCCGGGGGCGACCCGCGCCCGGAGATCATGGTGCCGCTGGTCGGGGACGTACGGGAACTCGCCGCGGTCCGGGACGAGGCCGAGCGGGTGCTCGCGGGCGTCGACGGGGCGCCCGAGATCCCGATCGGGACCATGATCGAGGTGCCGAGGGCGGCGCTGACCGCCGGGGAGATCGCCGCCGAGGCGCACTTCTTCTCCTTCGGCACCAACGACCTGACCCAGACCACCTGGGCGTTCTCCCGGGACGACGTGGAGGGTTCGTTCTTCGGGGCGTACCTGGAGCGCGGGATCTTCCCGGTGTCGCCGTTCGAGCGGATCGACGCCACCGGCGTCGGGCGGCTGATCCGGCTGGCTGTCGCCGAGGGCCGGGCGGCCCGGCCCGGCCTGACCGTCGGGGTCTGCGGGGAGCACGGCGGCGACCCGGACTCGGTGGCGTTCTTCGCCGAGGCCGGCCTGGACTACGTGTCCTGCTCGCCCTACCGGGTGCCGATCGCCCGGCTGGCCGCCGGCCGGGCGGCCGTCGCCCCCACCACCGGCACGTCCGACTCCCGCTAGGAGGGCAGCTGCGATGACCGCCATCTTCAACCCGACGGGTCCGGCCCCGGCCCCGGTGCCGACCCGTCCGCTCCCCACCCCCGTGTCCACGCCGGCGCCGGCCGGGCCGGTCGGCCCGGTGCTGGAACTGCCCGGCACGCCGGCCGCCGCGCTGGTGCCGGTCACCCACGCGGGCCGGCCGGTCGGTGCGTTCGTCGTGGCCGGCGGGCGGGTCCGCTACCGCCGGCTGGCCGACCCGGACCGGCTCGTCGCGGCCGCCGCCGGGGCCTTCGCCGTGGCCGCGCTCGTCACCGCCGTGGGCGTGGTGGCGGCGGCCCGGCGCCGGCCGCCGGCGATCCGCACGGTCACCATGGGCCCGGGCGGCTGGGTCAGCCTGCGCGGCGCCCCGCTGCCGCCGCTGCGGCCGGACCGGCGGCCGTGGTGGGCGCGGGCGCTGCGGGCCCGCCGCCTGGTCGTCGACCGCTGACCCGCACGGGGTACGGCCGCCGCCTCCGTCGAGGCCGGCGGCCGTACCCGGTCCTGGTGCCCCAGCCCGTCGGGAGGGGGCCGTCACGTCACACGGCGGGTGGACCGGCGTCCCGACCGGCACCGGACGGACCGGGCGGGGCGGAGGATCGTCGGGGTGAACAGGATGCTGCAGCGCCCGCGGAGCCGGGCACTTCCGATGCATACCCTCCGGGCCCGCGTCGTCGGCCCGACGGCGGCCGGCCCGCGCGCGCTGGGCCCGACGGCGGCCGCGCCGCTGGCGCTCGCCGCGGCCGCGCTCGGCGCGGTGGCGATCGGCCGGCTCATGATCGCCCGCCTGGCGGTCAAGCGGGCGGTGATCCGTGAGCTGCGGATCGGCCGGCTGGAGGTGGACGACCTGGTCGTCCGCCGGCACACGGTCGGTCAGCCGGTTGGCGGCAGCACCGCGGGAAGGTCGTAGAGGTCGAGCAGGCGGACCCGGGCGGCGTGGAGCCGGTCCACCACGACGCTCATGAAGCGGGTGGTGAGCTGCCGGCCCAGCGCGTCGTCGGACTCCATCAGCCGGCGTACGCCCGCGGCGCTCAGCTCGACAGCCGTGCTGCGCTGGACTGCGACCGCGCCGAACTGCCAGCGGTAGGGCGGGAAGAGCCACGACCAGCCGAGCACCCCGCCCGGGCCGATCGTCTCGATCCCCACGTCACCGCGGCCGGGCACCGGGAAGTCCAGCGCCACCTGGCCGCCGCGGACCAGCCAGAACCGCTCGGCCGGCTGCCCGGCCCGGAACAGCCGGTGCCCGGGGTGCCAGACCACCGGGCGGGCGTAGCCGGTCAGCGGGGGCAGCCACTCCTCGGGCAGCCCGGCGAGGAAGGGGTGTACGCGGAGCATCTCCAGCGGGGTCATCGGTCGCTCGCCTCCCAGGGTCGGACGGGAAACCCCGGCCGGCCACCGGGTCCCGGTGCGCACGCGTCACGGGGCGGATCGTCCCGACTCCATCGGACACCCGTCCGGCCCGGACCGTCAGGGCCGTTGGTCCCGAACCGCCCGGGTGCAAGGCCTCTGCCGGTGCGGCGTCCACCGGAGAACCCTGGAGGTGGACGAAGGAGGACGTGATGACCGACAGATCCGGTGCCCCCGTTGTGGTGGGCGTGGACGGTTCCGCCACCGCTCTGGACGCGGTCCGGGTGGCCGCGCGGGAGGCGGTGGCCCGGCACCGGCCGCTACGGGTGGTGCACGCGTTCCTGTGGCCGGTGCTCGGCACCCCGCTCGGTCCGGTGGTGGCCACCCTGCCCCACGAGGACCTGCGGCGCGAGGCGGACAAACTCGTCGCCGAGGCCGTCGACGAGGCCCGCAAGGTCGACGCCGACCTGCCGGTGACCGGCGTGGCGCGCGACGGCGGCGCCGTCGCCGTGCTGCTGGAGGAGAGCCGGGACGCGGCGCTGCTGGTCCTCGGCCACCGCGGACTGGGCGGCTTCGCCGAGCTGCTTGTCGGCTCGGCGGCCGTCGGGCTCTCCGCCCGGGCGGACTGCCCGGTGCTGGTGGTGCGGGGCGAGCCGCGCGCCGACGGTCCGGTGATGGTCGGGGTGGACGGCTCCGCCCTCTCCACGGAGGCGATCGGCTTCGCGTTCGCCGAGGCGGCGCAGCGCGGCGCCGACCTCGTGGCGGTGCACGCCTGGCTCTA
It encodes the following:
- the ppdK gene encoding pyruvate, phosphate dikinase, which codes for MARYVYDFIEGDRSRADVLGGKGANLAEMTRLGLPVPPGFTVTTDACRAYLATGAPPAGLFEEVNAHLREIEARLDRRLGDPVDPLLLAVRSGGRYSMPGMMETILDIGLNDATVGGLAARSGDERFAWDSYRRLIQMFGHTVHDIPPEEFAHELAAVRATAGPAGPSAGQLRDLVDTYKKIFARHVGHDFPQAPHEQLFLAIRSVFASWNSERARIYRRQERIPDDLGTAVNVMAMVFGNLGPDSGTGVAFTRDPATGAPGVYGDYLADAQGEDVVAGIRNTVPLAELGRLDPVSFRRLGEIMATLERHYRDLCDIEFTIERGRLWMLQTRVGKRTAAAAFVIAAQLVDEGLITADEALTRVTGAQLAQLMFPAFDLTGAPEPLAVGVGASPGAAVGRVVFDSAAAAAATGPVILVRRETNPDDLPGMIAAAGVLTSRGGKTSHAAVVARGMGRTCVCGAEALRIDSERGEVAVGDRVVRAGEVISIDGDSGRIWLGEIPVQPSPVARYLAGELDAEADPLVAAVHRLLGHADAVRKLGVRANADTPRDAGRARRLGATGVGLCRTEHMFLGERRSLVERLILADGPAEREAALAALLPLQRADFAGILAAMDGLPVTIRLLDPPLHEFLPPLAELTARVARAEALGEDPGRDGTLLDAVRRMHEANPMLGLRGVRLGLVVPGLFAMQVRAVAEAAAERVRAGGDPRPEIMVPLVGDVRELAAVRDEAERVLAGVDGAPEIPIGTMIEVPRAALTAGEIAAEAHFFSFGTNDLTQTTWAFSRDDVEGSFFGAYLERGIFPVSPFERIDATGVGRLIRLAVAEGRAARPGLTVGVCGEHGGDPDSVAFFAEAGLDYVSCSPYRVPIARLAAGRAAVAPTTGTSDSR
- a CDS encoding cyclic nucleotide-binding domain-containing protein; this encodes MTPLEMLRVHPFLAGLPEEWLPPLTGYARPVVWHPGHRLFRAGQPAERFWLVRGGQVALDFPVPGRGDVGIETIGPGGVLGWSWLFPPYRWQFGAVAVQRSTAVELSAAGVRRLMESDDALGRQLTTRFMSVVVDRLHAARVRLLDLYDLPAVLPPTG
- a CDS encoding universal stress protein, whose translation is MTDRSGAPVVVGVDGSATALDAVRVAAREAVARHRPLRVVHAFLWPVLGTPLGPVVATLPHEDLRREADKLVAEAVDEARKVDADLPVTGVARDGGAVAVLLEESRDAALLVLGHRGLGGFAELLVGSAAVGLSARADCPVLVVRGEPRADGPVMVGVDGSALSTEAIGFAFAEAAQRGADLVAVHAWLYPAPVGPGDIVPLVYDPEQLRAEEERVLAEAVAGWAERYPEVRVRRKLVAGAPAPVLVAESADAQLVVVGAHGRGSLGGLLLGSVSHAVLHHARSPLAIVRHRRGHAAS